The following are encoded together in the Bacillus sp. V2I10 genome:
- the argC gene encoding N-acetyl-gamma-glutamyl-phosphate reductase, which yields MNVGIIGATGYGGNELYRLLTKHPKVDKCILYTSSEEGKPYRESYPHLTGISDELLVSIDCNRIEKEVDTLFMASPPGAAAEILPQINLDQVKVIDLSGDLRLKDSALYEKWYKRKAADQRIVDEAVYGLSELNKPSIMNASILSNPGCFPTASILGLAPAVSNGMINESSIIIDAKTGVSGAGRKAVAGVHYSEVNENLKIYKVNGHQHIPEIEQALQRMNENISAITFQTHLVPMTRGIMATIYANTKGEMSSEELLECYQAFYRDSYFVRVRPLGEFPSTKEVYGSNFCDIGLSYDERTERITIVSVIDNLMKGAAGQAVQNFNIMNGYEETMGLELTPLYP from the coding sequence TTGAATGTAGGTATTATAGGTGCAACGGGCTATGGAGGCAATGAGTTATACCGGCTTCTCACAAAACATCCGAAAGTTGACAAATGTATTCTATATACATCTTCTGAGGAAGGAAAGCCATATAGGGAATCTTATCCTCATTTAACCGGCATTAGTGATGAATTACTGGTCAGCATAGACTGTAACAGGATTGAGAAAGAGGTTGATACCCTTTTTATGGCCTCTCCGCCTGGAGCTGCGGCTGAGATTTTGCCTCAAATCAACCTGGATCAGGTAAAGGTAATCGATTTATCCGGAGATTTAAGATTAAAAGATTCTGCTTTATACGAGAAATGGTATAAACGAAAGGCTGCAGACCAGAGGATTGTTGATGAAGCGGTATATGGTCTTTCTGAGCTGAATAAACCATCCATTATGAACGCATCCATTCTGTCAAATCCAGGCTGCTTTCCGACAGCGTCCATCCTGGGACTTGCGCCGGCTGTATCTAATGGGATGATCAATGAATCTTCCATTATTATAGATGCGAAAACAGGTGTTTCAGGTGCAGGTCGAAAAGCAGTCGCGGGTGTTCATTATTCAGAAGTAAATGAAAACTTGAAAATCTACAAAGTGAATGGACACCAGCATATACCTGAGATTGAACAAGCGCTTCAGCGTATGAATGAAAACATTTCAGCCATTACCTTTCAGACGCATTTGGTTCCAATGACAAGGGGAATTATGGCAACCATCTACGCGAATACAAAAGGTGAAATGAGTTCAGAGGAATTACTCGAATGCTATCAAGCTTTTTATAGAGATTCCTATTTTGTCAGAGTGAGGCCGCTTGGTGAATTTCCATCGACAAAAGAGGTATACGGTTCAAATTTTTGTGACATCGGCCTTTCTTATGATGAGCGGACAGAAAGAATCACGATCGTTTCAGTGATTGATAACTTAATGAAGGGCGCTGCAGGCCAAGCAGTGCAAAACTTTAATATTATGAATGGATATGAAGAAACAATGGGTCTTGAGCTCACACCGCTATATCCATAG
- a CDS encoding metal-sulfur cluster assembly factor has protein sequence MDEALKENIYGALELVVDPELGVDIVNLGLVYDVDLDENGTALVTMTLTSMGCPLAGTIIDQVKTALRDIPEIKETEVNIVWNPPWTKDRMSRIAKIALGVQ, from the coding sequence ATGGATGAAGCATTAAAAGAAAATATATATGGAGCGCTAGAACTTGTCGTTGACCCGGAGCTTGGTGTTGACATTGTGAATCTTGGACTTGTTTATGATGTAGATCTTGACGAGAACGGTACGGCGCTTGTTACGATGACCTTAACTTCAATGGGCTGTCCGCTTGCCGGGACAATCATTGATCAAGTAAAAACAGCCTTGCGTGATATTCCTGAAATTAAAGAAACAGAAGTAAATATCGTCTGGAATCCGCCTTGGACTAAAGACAGAATGAGCCGAATCGCCAAAATAGCATTAGGCGTGCAGTGA